DNA from Aliarcobacter skirrowii CCUG 10374:
ATTTTTGCACCATGCTCATCTCGAACTAATGCGTGCATATAGATATCTTTAAATGGAAGTTGCCCCATGAAGTGTTCACCCATCATCATCATTCTAGCAACCCAGAAGAACATAATATCAAATCCAGTAATTAAAAGTGAGTTTGGATAAAAATCTTTTAAATCGTTTTCACCAAATGTTTTTTCCATTTGACCATTATTTCCCCAACCAAGTGGTGAAAATGCCCATAAAGCACTACTAAACCAAGTATCTAAAACATCTGGGTCTTGATGAATATGCTCTTTTCCACATTTTGGACACGCTTTTGGCTCATCCTCTTTTGTAGCCCATTGGTGATTACAGCTATCGCAATAGAACACTGGAATTCTATGCCCCCACCAAAGTTGTCTTGAAATACACCAATCTCTTAACTCATCCATCCAAGCTCTATATGAGTTTAACCAGTGACTTGGATGAAATTTTGCTTCACCTGCATAAGTTTTTTCAATTGATTTTTTAGCAACCTCTTTTTTTACAAACCACTGTTTTGAAATATATGGTTCAACTATGTTTTTACATCTATAACAATGCCCTACTTGATGAATATGCTCCTCTATTTTTACAATAAATCCTTCATCTTGAAGTTTTTTAACAATTATTTGTCTTGCTTCTAATCTTTCAAGGTTTGCAAACTCTCCACAATAATCATTTAAAATACCTTTTTCATCAAAGCATTTTATAAACTCTAAATTGTGTCTAAGACCTACTTCATAGTCATTTGTATCATGAGCTGGAGTTACTTTTACAACACCTGTTCCAAAACTCATATCAACATGAGAGTCTGTAATTACTTTTATTTTTCTATTTGTTAAAGGTAAAACTACCTCACGTCCTACAATATTTGTGTATCTCTCATCATCTGGATGAACCATAATTGCAGTATCACCAAAGTATGTTTCAGGTCTTGTTGTTGCAACTGTTAAAAAGCCACTTCCATCTGCAAAGTGATAGTTCATATGATAGAACTTACCATTTACCTCTTCGTGTTCAACCTCAATATCACTTAAAGCTCCATCATGTGTACACCAATTTACCATATAGTTATTTTGAGTAATCATACCCTCATCATAAAGTTTAACAAAAGCCTCTTTTACAGCCTCTTTTAAACCCTCATCCATAGTAAATCGCTCTCTTGACCAAGCAGGACTTACTCCTAGTTTTCTCATTTGATGAACTATTGTTCCACCACTAAACTCTTTCCACTTCCAAACTCTTTCTAAGAATTTTTCTCTTCCTAAAGCCTCTTTTGTAGTGCCCTCTTTTAAAAGTTGTTTTTCAACAACATTTTGAGTTGCAATTCCAGCATGGTCAGTTCCTGGTTGCCAAAGAGTTTTATACCCATCCATTCTTTTATATCTTGTAATAATATCTTGCAATGTAAATGTAAGCGCATGTCCAATATGTAAGCTTCCCGTTACATTTGGAGGTGGCATCATAATTGCAAAATTTTTATTTGGCTCTTGAATTGATCTGTTTCCATCAATCTCAAAATAACCTCTATCTTCCCAAATTTTATAAAAACTATCTTCTATCTTTGATGGTTCGTACTTTTCACTCATAAATAATCCTAATTGTGTTACTAAAATGGCATAAATTTTATCTAATTTTTGCTTAATAGAGCGATAACTTGCGATTTCAAAAGCTTTTTGATAAAATCAAAACTATTATTTATTTAAGGAGAGTAAATGTTTAAAATATTTGTAGGAAGTCTTGTTTTTGCAACATCTTTATTTAGTGTAGATTTACAAAAAGTTGGTGTTGAAGTAAAACTTGCTAATGGAAAAAAAGTGGTTATAAAAAGAGAAGATAGACCAAAAGAGTGTGAAAAAGTGGCTTTTGATCCAAAAGATGTCTTTGGTGGTATGCATGAAGCATCAAATAGTGTTCCACAAAACTGTAAAAGAAGTTTTGTAACATATTTTGGAAAAATTGCACCTATGAAAGCATCAAAAAATATTGAAACTTACGGTGAATTAGAGGTTTTAGAGTTCATAGAAAAAGCAAAAAAAGATGATAATCTTTTATTAATTGATTCAAGAACTGAAAACTGGTTTTATCATGAGACAATCCCAACAGCTGTAAATGTTCCATATATTTACACTAAAAAATCTCAATATCCAGATGAGTTTAAAGAGGCTTTAGAGATTTTTGCAGTTGAAATAAAAAATGGAAAATATGATTTTACAAATGCAAAAACTCTATTAATGTTTTGTAATGCTGCTTGGTGTGGACAAAGTCCTGAAGCCATGAAAGAGCTAATTTCTATTGGTTACCCAGAAGAGAAAATGAAATGGTATAGAGGTGGAATGCAATCTTGGTTAAGTCTTGGACTTACAACAATAAAACCATAATTAAAGCTTGGATTTAATCCAAGCTTTAAGCTAAAATTTCCTCAAAAACTTCAACTATACTTTTATCAATTTTTCCATCTTTTGACTCTTTTTTTAATATATTTATACTCTCTTTGTGACTATTAGACTCTTTTAAGTTATTATATTTAACTAAACAGATAAGTAACCTATCTTTAAAGCTTAAATCTTTTGCTACTAAACCAAAAACTCCAGTTCCATCAAGGTTTTCTTCTACTTTAAAGCAAAGTAAGCAAATATCATTAAATCCCATAATCTGATTTAAAACTCTTTTAGTATGGTATGAATAGATCTCTTCTATACTTTCATATTTATATAGTTTTCCAATATTATATAAACTTGAAGCTATTAAAAATATCTGTTTATCTTTATGCTCAAAATTAAAATAATCTGCAAGAGCAAAAGAGTATTTTAAAATTTGTGAATTTGGATTTTGAAGTTTATGAAATATTGTTGTCATCTTTAAAATATCTTCAAAATCTAAAGCTTTTGTAAAATCTGCTAGATTTGAGTAAATAAAGATTAAAATCTCACTATCATTTTGTAAATCAAGCCAAAAAGATAGTTTTTTTGAAATATCAAAAAAAGAGTCCTTCAATTTATCTTCTATATTCAAATTTTTTACAAACTCTAAGCAAGATAGTTTTTGATTTAAAATATCATCTGAAAAATCAAAATTTTTACAAATTGTTGAAGATAGATTTACAATATCTAAAAAAATTTTATCTTCTAAATGCGAAGAGTTTAAAAAACCAAACTCTTTTATATCATCTTTTTTTAAATCACAAATCAAAGAGTAAGAGCATAAATCTGATAGTTTCTCTGATGAAAAATCATATTTTAAAGCTAAATTCAAAGCTATGTAAGCCACTTTTTTACTATTTAAAATTTCACTAAAAGCTAATAAAAAGTTGTTTAAATTAAATACCATTTGCCGTTTTTTATCCATAAATTTTCCTAAATTAAAATTACTTATATAAAAATAATAATACAATATTACCTTTGATTATATTATAAAGGAATTTATATGTTTAAAAAGATTGCTTTTTTAGCACTTATTTGTACATTTAGTTTTGGTTTTGATTATAAGTTAGAGCCAAAAAAAGTTGCAGATGATACTTGGTGTTTTTTTGGAAAAACTGAAGTTCCATCAAAACAAAATGGTGGTTTTATGGCAAACTCTTGTTACATAAAAGCAGAAAATAGTTATGTTTTAATTGATACAGGTGCAAACTATAACTTTGCAAAACAAGCATACGAAGCTATGCAAAAAATAGATAATTTAGAAGTTAGTACAATTATAATCACTCATGAACACGATGACCATTGGATGGGAAATAGTTTTTATAAAGAGAGATTTAATAGCACAATTTATGCTCCAAAATCAATAAATGAAAACTATGATGAGGGTTCAAAACCTAGAATTTTTGAGATTTTAGATAAAGATGAGATGAAAAAT
Protein-coding regions in this window:
- a CDS encoding HD domain-containing phosphohydrolase, whose protein sequence is MDKKRQMVFNLNNFLLAFSEILNSKKVAYIALNLALKYDFSSEKLSDLCSYSLICDLKKDDIKEFGFLNSSHLEDKIFLDIVNLSSTICKNFDFSDDILNQKLSCLEFVKNLNIEDKLKDSFFDISKKLSFWLDLQNDSEILIFIYSNLADFTKALDFEDILKMTTIFHKLQNPNSQILKYSFALADYFNFEHKDKQIFLIASSLYNIGKLYKYESIEEIYSYHTKRVLNQIMGFNDICLLCFKVEENLDGTGVFGLVAKDLSFKDRLLICLVKYNNLKESNSHKESINILKKESKDGKIDKSIVEVFEEILA
- a CDS encoding valine--tRNA ligase, with product MSEKYEPSKIEDSFYKIWEDRGYFEIDGNRSIQEPNKNFAIMMPPPNVTGSLHIGHALTFTLQDIITRYKRMDGYKTLWQPGTDHAGIATQNVVEKQLLKEGTTKEALGREKFLERVWKWKEFSGGTIVHQMRKLGVSPAWSRERFTMDEGLKEAVKEAFVKLYDEGMITQNNYMVNWCTHDGALSDIEVEHEEVNGKFYHMNYHFADGSGFLTVATTRPETYFGDTAIMVHPDDERYTNIVGREVVLPLTNRKIKVITDSHVDMSFGTGVVKVTPAHDTNDYEVGLRHNLEFIKCFDEKGILNDYCGEFANLERLEARQIIVKKLQDEGFIVKIEEHIHQVGHCYRCKNIVEPYISKQWFVKKEVAKKSIEKTYAGEAKFHPSHWLNSYRAWMDELRDWCISRQLWWGHRIPVFYCDSCNHQWATKEDEPKACPKCGKEHIHQDPDVLDTWFSSALWAFSPLGWGNNGQMEKTFGENDLKDFYPNSLLITGFDIMFFWVARMMMMGEHFMGQLPFKDIYMHALVRDEHGAKMSKSKGNVIDPLDMVETHSADIIRFTLAYLAIQGRDIKLGEKNLEQFRNFTNKLYNASNFLTLNVDTFPDLKDIEIKTPLGLYMQSKLSHAVDEVRNSLDSYKFNEAASTLYRFVWMEFCDWGIEYSKASKESIVELGSLFKETLKMVSPFMPFISDYLYHKLSGTTLENGDSLMIMNFPKEIKKDEKIENMFSIIEEAIISIRRAKTLIDMGNSKIEKAYLKLDVKIDEDVAKPFIEKLAKVENIEFVNSKVENSITDVSNNLEVYIPTSAIDMKPIIEKLEKQQEKAQKEFDKLNSMLSNERFVANAPANVIEENKKALDEVKTRLEKIEAELKSLS
- a CDS encoding rhodanese-like domain-containing protein, producing MFKIFVGSLVFATSLFSVDLQKVGVEVKLANGKKVVIKREDRPKECEKVAFDPKDVFGGMHEASNSVPQNCKRSFVTYFGKIAPMKASKNIETYGELEVLEFIEKAKKDDNLLLIDSRTENWFYHETIPTAVNVPYIYTKKSQYPDEFKEALEIFAVEIKNGKYDFTNAKTLLMFCNAAWCGQSPEAMKELISIGYPEEKMKWYRGGMQSWLSLGLTTIKP